The Labilibaculum sp. sequence TATCAAGAATGCCTGTTTTACGAATTACAAAAAGCAGGTTTAAAAGTAGAGAAAGAAAAAGCTCTTCCGATAAGTTATGATGGTGTAAAACTGGATTGTGGTTATCGACTTGATTTATTTGTGGAGGATCAGGTTATTGTTGAGTTAAAATCAATTGACTCATTTAAAGATATTCATTTGGCACAAACGCTAACCTATTTAAAACTTGCCGATAGAAGACTTGGACTGATGATTAATTTCAACGTTGAAAAGTTAAAGTATGGCATAAAGAGAGTTATAAATGGGTATTAATCTTTCTATCCCGGTTTCTATTAGTAGCTATTTGAATTTTAGCTGTTTTTGCCCTCTGTGTACCTCAGTGCTCTCTGTGGTAAAAAGTTAGTTTGTACTTAGTCACCTTTCCGTAAAAAAAGACTGACCACAGAGAACACGGAGTATCACAGAGAAAAAGGAGTTTAATTCTCATACTTTTTTTTTAAAGTCTTGTTCTTCCTCTGTGTGTCTTTGTGTTCTCTGTGGCAAAAGGTTGGTTTGTACTTAGCTTCACCTTTCTGTAAAAAAAGACTGACCACAGAGAACACGGAGTATCACAGAGAAAAAGGATTAGTTTAATTCTCATACTTTTTTTAAGTCTTGCTCTTCCTCTGTGTGTCTTTGTGTTCTCTGTGGCAAAAGGTTGGTTTGTACTTAGCTTTCACCTTTCTGTAAAAAAAACTGACCACAGAGAACACGGAGTATCACAGAGAAAAAAAACGAATTGGTTTAATTCTCATGCTTTTTTTAAAGTTTTGTTCTTCCTCTGTGTGTCTTTGTGTTCTCCGTGGCAAAAGGTTGGTTTGTACTTAGCTTCACCTTTCTGTAAAAAAAGACTGACCACAGAGAACACGGAGTATCACAGAGAAAAGGAGTTTAATTCTCATACTTTTTTTTTTAAAGTTTTGTTCTTCCTCTGTGTGTCTTTGTATTCTCTGTGGCAAAAGGTTGGTTTGTACTTAGCTTTCACCTTTCTGTAAAAAAAGACTGACCACAGAGAACACGGAGTATCACAGAGAAAAAAAACGAATTGGTTTAATTCTTATGTCTCTGTGGCAAAAATTGAAATCCTCACTATAATTAAGACTTATAGCTCTTTATTGGCTCGGAAGTCCCTGTTTTTCAGTTGAAGCTTTTGTTAAAATGTTGTAAAAGTGAGTCTTTAGTTTTGTTTCTTTCCGAAATAATACTTTCCTTTGCCCCGAAATAAGTGGAAAGATTTGGCTGCTTGCAACCACAGAAAAAAATGCTAAATGGTGAACTATGTGCTTTTCTGCATGTAGACAACCAACCATTGCTTTCCTGTATCGTGTACATCATTATTTAGTTAATGATCTTAAACAACATTGCCTGTCGATTTCATTGGTGCAATTGATGATATCGGCATCACAACTAATTATTATTAAAATATTATGGGATATTTATTCACATCAGAATCAGTTTCTGAAGGACATCCGGATAAGGTTTCTGATCAAATTTCAGATGCATTATTAGATAAGTTTTTGGCTTTCGATCCAAACTCAAAAGTTGCTTTGGAAACCTTGGTTACTACCGGACAGGTGGTTCTTGCCGGTGAAGTAAAAACCAAAACCTATATCGATGCTCAGGAAGTAGCTCGTGAGGTAATTAACCGCATTGGTTATACCAAAAGTGAATACCAGTTCGACGGTACATCTTGTGGTGTATTGTCTGCAATTCACGAACAATCAGCTGATATTAACCGTGGTGTAGATCGTGAAGATCCAATGACACAGGGAGCAGGCGACCAGGGAATGATGTTTGGTTATGCATGCAGGGAAACCGACGATTACATGCCTTTGGCTCTTGAGCTTTCGCATCGTTTGCTGATAGAATTAGCAGCTATTCGCCGCGAAGGAAGAGAAATGACCTACCTTCGTCCCGATTCAAAATCGCAGGTTACCATTCAGTATGCCGATGATGATACCATCGAAAGAGTACACACTATTGTGGTTTCTACTCAGCACGATGATTTTGGCCCGAACGATGAGTTGATGCTGGCTAAAATTAAGAAAGACGTTCGCAATATCTTGATACCTCGTGTAATTAAGCAATTGCCGAAGCGTATTCAGGTGATGTTTGATGAAAACTTTATTTTGCACGTAAATCCAACAGGAAAATTCGTAATTGGCGGACCTCATGGTGATACCGGTTTAACTGGCCGTAAGATAATTGTTGATACTTATGGAGGAAAAGGCGCTCACGGGGGTGGTGCATTCTCAGGAAAAGATCCTTCGAAAGTTGACCGTTCAGCAGCGTATGCTGCCCGTCATATTGCTAAGAATTTGGTTGCAGCAGGAGTAGCTGATGAATTGTTGGTTCAGCTTTCATACGCAATTGGTGTTGCCGAGCCTGTAGGGATTTATGTAAATACCTACGGAAAATCGAATCTAAGTATAAGTGATGGTCAAATTGCCGATAAAGTAGCCGAGCTATTTGATCTGCGTCCGGCAGCTATCGAGCAGCGATTGAAATTGCGTAATCCTATTTACGAAGAATCTGCCGCCTATGGTCATATGGGACGCACACCCCGTACGGTAGTAAAAAAATTCGAATCTCCCTATTTTGAAGGCGTAGAGCTTGAGGTAGAGTTGTTCACATGGGAGAAATTAGACTATATTGAAAAGGTGAAAGAAGCCTTCAATTTGTAGACAACGACAGGTACAATAATATACAAAGCCATTCCATTTATTTGGAGTGGCTTTTTTTACGCCAACTATTCAAGGGGTAAAATTCATTTGGGGGTTCCCCTCTGGGGCGGGCTTTCCGTTCCAACTCCTCACTCGTTCCTCCCTGTGGGGTTTCCACTTCAATCCCTAACCCAATAAAAAACCAATTATTATTAGGCTTATACAAGTAAAATAAATAAAAATGCAAAACAGATCCCTATAAAAGCAAAAGCCTGTGCTATAAAAGCAATATTTTGTAATAATAAAGAAAGTACTGTAGCTATTATTGCAAATATAAATTATTAAAAAGCAGAATAGATATTAATTTATAGCAATAAAATAA is a genomic window containing:
- a CDS encoding GxxExxY protein encodes the protein MKENEITEKIIKAAMKVHTVLGPGLLESAYQECLFYELQKAGLKVEKEKALPISYDGVKLDCGYRLDLFVEDQVIVELKSIDSFKDIHLAQTLTYLKLADRRLGLMINFNVEKLKYGIKRVINGY
- the metK gene encoding methionine adenosyltransferase, with amino-acid sequence MGYLFTSESVSEGHPDKVSDQISDALLDKFLAFDPNSKVALETLVTTGQVVLAGEVKTKTYIDAQEVAREVINRIGYTKSEYQFDGTSCGVLSAIHEQSADINRGVDREDPMTQGAGDQGMMFGYACRETDDYMPLALELSHRLLIELAAIRREGREMTYLRPDSKSQVTIQYADDDTIERVHTIVVSTQHDDFGPNDELMLAKIKKDVRNILIPRVIKQLPKRIQVMFDENFILHVNPTGKFVIGGPHGDTGLTGRKIIVDTYGGKGAHGGGAFSGKDPSKVDRSAAYAARHIAKNLVAAGVADELLVQLSYAIGVAEPVGIYVNTYGKSNLSISDGQIADKVAELFDLRPAAIEQRLKLRNPIYEESAAYGHMGRTPRTVVKKFESPYFEGVELEVELFTWEKLDYIEKVKEAFNL